A stretch of Prunus dulcis chromosome 6, ALMONDv2, whole genome shotgun sequence DNA encodes these proteins:
- the LOC117631198 gene encoding BTB/POZ and TAZ domain-containing protein 4 isoform X1 has translation MCKVDTIHEGSAPVSKEVSRTIPPWPGPVTNNFHKGLSIDGSQQRGYSCVSTATKDSWERLFDEGYRADVSVNTDDGGIIYAHANILGMASPAMKGLLKQSSRFRRQRSISILGVPHDAVRVFIRFLYSSCYGKKEMEEFVVHLLVLSHVYLVPQLKQECEKKLEHGLLTTENVVDIFQLALLCDAPRLSLICHRMILKNFKTVCSTTGWKVMKKSHPALEKELVESMIEEDNRQKERIKKVNERKIYLLLYEAMEALVHIYKDGCQTIGPSDKDFKENQAPCKYVACKGLELLVRHFAGCKLRVPGGCIHCKRMWQLLELHSRLCANSHTCRVPLCRNFKERIKKQSKKDEIRWKMLVKKILRTKRIAGAPFISSAKVSSLWQ, from the exons ATGTGTAAGGTGGACACCATCCATGAGGGATCTGCCCCTGTTTCCAAGGAAGTCTCCCGAACGATTCCTCCATGGCCTGGTCCTGTGacaaacaattttcataaGGGGTTATCAATTGATGGATCACAACAAAGGGGGTACAGCTGTGTTTCTACAGCAACAAAAGATTCATGGGAGCGCCTCTTTGATGAAGGTTATAGAGCAGATGTTTCTGTTAATACTGATGATGGTGGCATTATCTATGCCCATGCTAACATTCTT GGCATGGCTTCTCCTGCAATGAAAGGCTTGTTGAAGCAATCAAGCCGGTTTCGTCGTCAACGATCAATCTCAATTCTTGGAGTTCCACATGACGCAGTTCGAGTTTTTATTCGATTCTTGTATTCTTCCTG TTatggaaaaaaggaaatggagGAGTTTGTCGTGCACTTGTTAGTGCTTTCTCATGTCTACTTGGTTCCTCAGTTGAAGCAAGAGTGTGAGAAGAAGCTGGAGCATGGCTTGCTTACCACAGAGAATGTAGTTGACATATTTCAACTGGCATTACTGTGTGATGCCCCTCGACTTAGCCTCATTTGTCACCGTATGATCCTGAAGAACTTTAAAACTGTTTGTTCAACTACAGGATGGAAAGTGATGAAGAAGAGTCACCCTGCACTAGAAAAGGAGCTCGTGGAGTCCATGATTGAAGAAGATAAT AGGCAAAAGGAGAGGATCAAAAAAGTAAATGAGAGGAAAATATATTTGCTATTATATGAGGCAATGGAGGCTCTTGTTCATATATACAAAGACGGTTGTCAAACAATTGGACCATCTGATAAGGACTTTAAAGAGAACCAGGCTCCTTGTAAGTATGTAGCCTGTAAAGGATTGGAATTGCTGGTTCGTCATTTTGCTGGTTGTAAGTTGAGAGTCCCTGGTGGTTGCATTCATTGCAAGAGGATGTGGCAGCTGCTGGAGTTACACTCCCGCCTTTGTGCTAATTCCCATACCTGCAGGGTTCCTTTGTGCAG GAATTTTAAGGAGAGAATTAAGAAACAGAGTAAGAAAGACGAGATTAGGTGGAAAATGTTAGTGAAGAAGATTTTGAGAACAAAGAGAATCGCGGGAGCACCGTTCATTTCATCAGCAAAGGTCAGCTCTTTGTGGCAATGA
- the LOC117632198 gene encoding uncharacterized protein LOC117632198: protein MDPRYTGEILKHLEKQSELLKEAKISMSEELHQLKVEEEMLMRKFYEIMSAHGKVKKNEDPSKVSDDG, encoded by the exons ATGGACCCTAGATACACAGGAGAGATATTGAA GCATTTGGAGAAGCAAAGTGAGCTACTTAAGGAAGCCAAAATATCAATGTCTGAAGAATTGCATCAGTTGAAG GTCGAAGAAGAAATGCTGATGCGCAAGTTCTATGAGATCATGTCAGCTCATGGTAAAGTTAAAAAG AATGAAGATCCCAGTAAAGTTTCAGATGATGGTTAA
- the LOC117631198 gene encoding BTB/POZ and TAZ domain-containing protein 4 isoform X2: MDHNKGGTAVFLQQQKIHGSASLMKGMASPAMKGLLKQSSRFRRQRSISILGVPHDAVRVFIRFLYSSCYGKKEMEEFVVHLLVLSHVYLVPQLKQECEKKLEHGLLTTENVVDIFQLALLCDAPRLSLICHRMILKNFKTVCSTTGWKVMKKSHPALEKELVESMIEEDNRQKERIKKVNERKIYLLLYEAMEALVHIYKDGCQTIGPSDKDFKENQAPCKYVACKGLELLVRHFAGCKLRVPGGCIHCKRMWQLLELHSRLCANSHTCRVPLCRNFKERIKKQSKKDEIRWKMLVKKILRTKRIAGAPFISSAKVSSLWQ, from the exons ATGGATCACAACAAAGGGGGTACAGCTGTGTTTCTACAGCAACAAAAGATTCATGGGAGCGCCTCTTTGATGAAG GGCATGGCTTCTCCTGCAATGAAAGGCTTGTTGAAGCAATCAAGCCGGTTTCGTCGTCAACGATCAATCTCAATTCTTGGAGTTCCACATGACGCAGTTCGAGTTTTTATTCGATTCTTGTATTCTTCCTG TTatggaaaaaaggaaatggagGAGTTTGTCGTGCACTTGTTAGTGCTTTCTCATGTCTACTTGGTTCCTCAGTTGAAGCAAGAGTGTGAGAAGAAGCTGGAGCATGGCTTGCTTACCACAGAGAATGTAGTTGACATATTTCAACTGGCATTACTGTGTGATGCCCCTCGACTTAGCCTCATTTGTCACCGTATGATCCTGAAGAACTTTAAAACTGTTTGTTCAACTACAGGATGGAAAGTGATGAAGAAGAGTCACCCTGCACTAGAAAAGGAGCTCGTGGAGTCCATGATTGAAGAAGATAAT AGGCAAAAGGAGAGGATCAAAAAAGTAAATGAGAGGAAAATATATTTGCTATTATATGAGGCAATGGAGGCTCTTGTTCATATATACAAAGACGGTTGTCAAACAATTGGACCATCTGATAAGGACTTTAAAGAGAACCAGGCTCCTTGTAAGTATGTAGCCTGTAAAGGATTGGAATTGCTGGTTCGTCATTTTGCTGGTTGTAAGTTGAGAGTCCCTGGTGGTTGCATTCATTGCAAGAGGATGTGGCAGCTGCTGGAGTTACACTCCCGCCTTTGTGCTAATTCCCATACCTGCAGGGTTCCTTTGTGCAG GAATTTTAAGGAGAGAATTAAGAAACAGAGTAAGAAAGACGAGATTAGGTGGAAAATGTTAGTGAAGAAGATTTTGAGAACAAAGAGAATCGCGGGAGCACCGTTCATTTCATCAGCAAAGGTCAGCTCTTTGTGGCAATGA
- the LOC117632196 gene encoding formin-like protein 6, giving the protein MKLRAPDHHLRHHHSALFFSIFLSLLSLSLTPLHALQTVTAIQRRILHQPLFPESSSPPPEIESPPIPPPPPPDVASDPTDQPFFHELPSGSTPDQPQSPPPPSNATVPIPQASQPTKGTKRVAIAASVGIVTLGMLSALAFFLYRHRVKHPSESEKLVNGGGPGSQRFADDSRIPPSSFLYIGTVEPSRTSTTSSEAVSGPTTAELNRSPYHRLNSVKRSDRYRPSPELQPLPPLSKPPQNLNSPSPVSSSDEESHETAFHSPNCSSISYDDSYYTPRQGSVNGGANCAPIHVANSIPHSKRTSPKSRLSVSSTTRNQVAPPPPPPPPPPPMPIQTQARDAQQRAPSYSHKRPKFSSPPPPPPNLARVSRAPVPPPPPPPPSRPPILRQQEVGDSETVTKVSAMSAQVSAKTQSSASIPIGSFENGTRKTAKPVADESLVSSESFEADDAGGAKPKLKPLHWDKVRATSDRATVWDQLKSSSFQLNEDMMETLFGCNSANSVPKAKEPIRRSVLPPVEQENRVLDPKKSQNIAILLRALNVARDEVTDSLLDGNPEGLGAELLETLVKMAPTKEEEIKLRDYQGDVSKLGTAERFLKAVLDIPFAFKRVEAMLYRANFNTEVKYLRKSFQTLEEASEELKNSRLFLKLLEAVLRTGNRMNVGTNRGDAKSFKLDTLLKLVDIKGTDGKTTLLHFVVQEIIRSEGSVVDSTNEDAKKMPINAKEDDFKKQGLQIVAGLGRDLSNVKNAAGMDSDVLSGYVSKLEMGLEKVKLVLQYEKPDMQGKFFNSMKIFLKEAEEEILRIKADERKALYMVKEVTEYFHGDTAKEEAHPFRIFMIVRDFLNVLDQVCKEVGRMQDRTLVGSARSFRIAATASLPVLNRYNVRQDNSSDDESLSP; this is encoded by the exons ATGAAATTGAGAGCTCCTGATCATCATCTTCGTCATCATCACTCAgccctcttcttctccatttttctatCACtactctccctctccctcacTCCACTCCATGCTCTTCAAACAGTCACGGCAATTCAAAGACGAATTTTGCACCAGCCTCTGTTTCCAGAGAGTTCATCTCCTCCACCGGAGATCGAGTCGCCGCCGATTCCACCGCCCCCGCCGCCGGATGTCGCAAGTGATCCAACCGACCAGCCTTTCTTCCATGAATTGCCATCTGGGTCGACCCCAGATCAGCCCCAATCCCCTCCGCCACCGTCAAACGCCACCGTTCCGATCCCACAAGCATCGCAGCCGACCAAGGGAACCAAAAGAGTCGCCATTGCCGCCTCCGTCGGAATTGTCACACTCGGCATGCTCTCTGCCCTCGCCTTCTTCCTCTACCGCCACCGAGTCAAGCACCCGTCCGAGTCTGAGAAACTCGTCAATGGCGGAGGACCCGGTTCCCAGAGATTCGCAGACGACTCGAGAATCCCACCCTCCAGCTTCCTCTACATTGGCACAGTCGAGCCCAGCCGTACGTCGACGACCAGCAGCGAAGCCGTGAGTGGACCCACAACGGCCGAATTGAACCGGTCGCCGTACCACAGGCTCAACTCGGTCAAAAGATCGGATCGGTATCGGCCGAGTCCCGAGTTGCAGCCGCTGCCTCCTCTGTCCAAGCCTCCCCAGAACCTCAACTCGCCTTCTCCCGTGTCGTCTTCCGATGAAGAGAGCCATGAAACCGCGTTTCATTCGCCGAACTGCTCTTCAATCAGCTATGACGACAGCTACTACACGCCGAGGCAAGGCAGTGTCAATGGAGGCGCCAATTGTGCTCCGATTCATGTGGCAAATTCGATTCCCCATTCCAAAAGAACTTCTCCAAAATCGCGCCTCTCGGTTTCTTCTACCACAAGGAACCAGGTTGCTCCGCCACCTCCGCcgccaccaccgccaccaccaaTGCCAATTCAGACGCAAGCCCGGGATGCGCAACAAAGAGCTCCATCTTATTCTCATAAGAGGCCAAAATTCTCTTCCcctccgccaccaccaccaaatttGGCGCGGGTATCTAGGGCCCCCGTTCCACCTCCGCCGCCACCTCCACCGTCTCGACCGCCGATATTGAGACAGCAGGAAGTTGGGGATTCGGAAACAGTTACAAAAGTTTCTGCAATGTCAGCCCAAGTGTCAGCCAAGACACAATCATCCGCATCAATCCCAATAGGGTCTTTTGAAAATGGGACTAGAAAAACTGCTAAGCCAGTTGCCGATGAGAGTTTGGTGTCTTCGGAGAGTTTTGAAGCTGATGATGCTGGAGGGGCAAAGCCCAAGTTGAAGCCTCTGCACTGGGATAAGGTTCGGGCAACCTCGGACCGAGCCACAGTATGGGACCAGCTGAAATCAAGCTCATTCCA ATTAAATGAAGACATGATGGAGACTCTTTTTGGCTGCAATTCGGCGAATTCGGTCCCAAAAGCGAAAGAGCCTATTAGAAGATCAGTTCTACCTCCTGTTGAACAAGAAAACAGGGTTTTGGATCCAAAGAAGTCGCAGAACATAGCTATACTATTGAGAGCACTGAATGTAGCAAGAGATGAGGTCACTGATTCTCTTTTAGATG GTAACCCAGAAGGCTTGGGCGCTGAGCTGTTGGAAACTCTGGTAAAGATGGCTCCaacaaaggaagaagaaattaaacttCGAGACTACCAGGGTGACGTCTCAAAATTAGGGACTGCTGAACGCTTTTTGAAGGCAGTGCTTGATATCCCATTTGCCTTTAAGAGAGTTGAAGCAATGCTATACAGAGCTAACTTTAATACAGAAGTGAAGTACTTGAGGAAGTCTTTTCAAACGCTGGAG GAAGCAAGTGAAGAACTAAAGAACAGTCGATTATTCCTTAAACTCCTCGAAGCTGTTCTCAGGACAGGGAACCGAATGAATGTTGGGACCAACCGTGGTGATGCTAAATCTTTTAAACTTGATACACTATTAAAACTAGTAGACATAAAGGGAACAGATGGAAAGACCACATTGCTCCATtttgtggtccaagagattatAAGATCTGAAGGTTCAGTGGTTGACTCCACAAATGAGGATGCCAAAAAAATGCCCATCAATGCGAAGGAAGATGATTTCAAAAAGCAAGGATTGCAAATTGTGGCAGGGCTGGGCAGAGACCTCAGCAACGTAAAAAATGCAGCAGGAATGGACTCAGATGTCCTAAGTGGCTATGTGTCGAAGCTTGAAATGGGGCTTGAGAAGGTCAAACTGGTTTTACAATATGAGAAACCAGATATGCAAGGGAAATTCTTCAACTCGATGAAGATATTTCTAAAAGAGGCGGAGGAGGAAATTCTTAGGATCAAGGCTGATGAAAGAAAGGCATTATATATGGTGAAAGAGGTCACTGAGTATTTTCATGGGGATACAGCAAAGGAGGAAGCCCATCCTTTCAGAATCTTCATGATCGTGAGGGATTTTCTAAACGTATTGGACCAAGTGTGCAAGGAAGTGGGGAGGATGCAGGATAGAACATTGGTGGGCTCTGCTAGATCATTTCGGATAGCTGCAACTGCTTCTCTACCAGTTCTCAACAGGTATAATGTGAGACAAGATAacagttcagatgatgaaagCTTGTCACCATGA
- the LOC117632197 gene encoding glucan endo-1,3-beta-glucosidase 12: MLKMMWFIFHLLFLFSLGVTGEGEESVQLINLYDTVPGVLQESIHSGRPLAVSVNAGEITEISSSVLMAESFLRTHVLAHYPATPITTIVVGNTVLCLKEQEHNLGLVLPALKNIYHSLTRWGLEKDIKVSAAFSSGCLNQDSGFYREDVAEKFVRPLLEFLRGTNSTYSVNPPPKFSRLPDETMKLVSFHSESLKKLGFLDLTNINVILSNPEERKPWSRKLSSFMDSRPVDPFPARPTPLPKISEPPLHSSIGFSVPANVAKKPHPPEPQIVSPPLQVSSPQPQIASPPSSQMPSPKAQVASPPSPKMPSPEAQIASPPSMSFSSAPENPPFADQAPPPSPFTLPPCNPRHEAGAPAPQVGVVHNKLWCVAKPTVPADTLQVAMDYACGDGGADCNAILLDGNCYSPDSVVAHASYAFNSYWQKNKRNGGTCSFGGTAMLINNDPSYLQCRFVLT, encoded by the exons ATGCTGAAGATGATGTGGTTCATCTTTCAccttcttttcctcttttctttggGTGTAACTG GTGAAGGGGAAGAATCTGTTCAACTCATCAACCTCTACGACACAGTCCCTGGGGTACTTCAAGAATCAATTCACTCCGGCCGTCCTCTAGCTGTTTCTGTAAATGCCGGAGAGATAACCGAGATATCAAGCTCAGTTTTAATGGCTGAAAGTTTTCTCAGAACCCATGTTCTGGCTCACTACCCTGCCACTCCCATAACCACCATTGTCGTCGGCAACACTGTTCTGTGCCTGAAAGAGCAAGAGCACAACTTGGGTTTGGTCCTACCAGCACTCAAGAACATTTATCACTCTCTTACAAGGTGGGGTCTTGAGAAAGATATCAAAGTCTCAGCTGCTTTCTCTTCCGGCTGTTTAAACCAAGACTCTGGTTTCTATAGAGAGGACGTAGCTGAGAAATTTGTAAGGCCTCTGCTAGAGTTTCTCCGAGGTACAAACTCAACCTACTCTGTGAACCCACCTCCGAAGTTCTCACGTTTACCTGATGAAACCATGAAGTTGGTGTCTTTTCACTCAGAATCCCTAAAAAAGCTTGGATTTTTGGACCTCACCAATATCAATGTCATACTCAGCAACCCAGAAGAGAGAAAACCCTGGAGCAGAAAGCTCTCTTCTTTCATGGATTCCAGACCTGTAGACCCATTTCCAGCAAGACCAACCCCACTACCAAAAATCTCTGAACCCCCACTTCACTCTTCTATTGGTTTCTCTGTTCCTGCCAATGTAGCCAAGAAACCTCATCCCCCAGAACCCCAAATAGTCTCTCCACCACTCCAAGTGTCTTCCCCACAACCCCAAATAGCCTCACCACCATCATCACAAATGCCTTCCCCAAAAGCCCAAGTAGCCTCACCACCATCACCAAAAATGCCTTCCCCAGAAGCCCAAATAGCTTCTCCACCCTCAATGTCTTTCTCTTCAGCCCCAGAAAACCCTCCTTTTGCTGATCAAGCCCCTCCACCTTCTCCTTTCACATTGCCCCCATGTAACCCAAGACATGAAGCAGGGGCCCCAGCCCCTCAAGTGGGAGTGGTGCATAACAAGCTGTGGTGTGTGGCTAAGCCTACCGTTCCTGCAGACACTCTGCAGGTGGCAATGGACTATGCTTGCGGAGATGGTGGTGCTGATTGCAATGCGATTCTGCTGGATGGCAACTGTTACAGTCCTGATTCTGTTGTAGCCCATGCCTCCTATGCATTCAATAGCTACTGGCAGAAGAACAAGAGGAATGGAGGGACTTGCAGTTTTGGCGGGACTGCCATGTTAATCAACAACGACCCAA GTTATCTTCAGTGTCGTTTTGTTCTCACATGA